The Ornithinimicrobium sufpigmenti genome includes the window TGTCGGTGCCTCCCGGGTCCGCGACCTGTTCGAGCAGGCCAAGGAGAACGCCCCCGCGATCATCTTCGTCGACGAGATCGACGCCGTCGGCCGCCACCGCGGCGCCGGCCTCGGCGGCGGGCACGACGAGCGCGAGCAGACCCTGAACCAGCTGCTCGTGGAGATGGACGGCTTCGACGTCAAGACCAACGTCATCCTCATCGCCGCCACCAACCGTCCCGACATCCTCGACCCGGCGCTGCTGCGCCCCGGCCGCTTCGACCGGCAGATCGCCGTCGAGGCCCCCGACATGCTCGGTCGTCTGCACATCCTGCAGGTGCACGGCCAGGGCAAGCCCCTGGCTCCTGACGTCGACCTCATGGCGATCGCGCGGCGCACCCCCGGCTTCTCCGGTGCCGACCTGGCCAATGTGCTCAACGAGGCGGCGCTGCTGGCCGCCCGCCAGAACGAGAAGATCATCGACGACCACGACCTGGACGAGGCGATCGACCGGGTGATGGCCGGCCCGCAGAAGCGGACCCGCGTGATGAGCGCCAAGGAGCGCAAGATCACCGCCTACCACGAGGGCGGGCACGCGCTGGTCGCGGCGGCGATGAACCACACCGACCCCGTGAGCAAGGTGACGATCCTGCCGCGCGGACGTGCGCTGGGCTACACCATGGTGCTGCCGGCGGACGACAAGTACTCGACCACCCGCAACGAGCTGCTCGACCAGCTCGCCTACGCCCTCGGTGGCCGGGTGGCCGAGGAGATGGTCTTCCACGACCCGACCACCGGCGCCGCCAACGACATCGAGAAGGCCACCAGCCTGGCCCGCAAGATGGTCACCCAGTTCGGGATGTCCGAGCGGATCGGCGCGGTCAAGCTGGGCTCCGGCTCCTCGGAGGTCTTCCTGGGCCGCGACATGGGCCACGAGCGGGACTACTCCGAGAACCTCGCCGGGGTCGTCGACCAGGAGGTGCGACGCCTCATCGAGGCCGCGCATGACGAGGCCTGGCACGCGCTCAACGACAACCGGCACCTCCTGGACAAGCTGGTGCTGGACCTGCTCGAGCACGAGACGCTCAACGCCGCCGCCCTGGCCGAGCTGTTCAAGGAGGTCCGCCGCCGTCCGGAGCGTCCGGTCTGGCTGTCCTCCGACGCCCGTGGCGTCCACGACGACGGGCCGGTGCTCACCGAGTCCGAACGCCGGGCGATGGCCAACGGTCACGACCCGATGGCGAGCGACGGCAAGGAGCACCCGCCGGTCGAGGTGATCCAGGTCCCGGACGGTGGTCATGTCGACCCCGGGAACTGAGCCCGACCCGGCGACCGCCGCGGCGCCCCAGGTCGACCAGGCGCGGATCGCGGCCGCCGTGCGCGAGATCCTCGAGGCGATCGGCGAGGACCCGCAACGGGACGGCCTGCTCGACACGCCCGCGCGGGTGGCGCGGTCCTACGCCGAGATCTTCGGCGGCCTGCACCAGCATCCGCGTGAGGTGCTGGGCACCACCTTCGACGTCGACCACAACGAGATGGTCCTCGTGCGCGACATCGAGCTCTACAGCGTCTGCGAGCACCACCTGCTGCCCTTCCACGGGGTCGCCCACCTGGCCTACATCCCGGCCAGGGACGGCCGGGTCGCGGGTCTGTCCAAGATGGCGAGGCTCGTCGACGTCTTCGCCCGGCGCCCTCAGGTGCAGGAGCGGCTGACCACCGAGATCGCCGACGCACTGGAGGAGCATCTTGCGCCACGCGGGGTGCTGGTGGTGGTCGAGGCCGAGCACCTGTGCATGTCGATGCGCGGCATCCGCCGGCCGGGGGCGCGCACCGTGACCTCGACCGTGCGCGGTCAGCTGCGCAATCCCGCCACCCGCGCCGAGGCGATGAGCCTGGTCACGGGCGGGCGGTCGTGACGAGCGGCCCCGGCGCGGTCACCCGGCTCATGGGGGTGCTCAACGTCACTCCCGACAGCTTCAGCGACGGCGGGCGGTGGCTCGACACCGACGCCGCGGTCGCCCACGGGCGCCGGCTCGCGGAGCAGGGCGCCGACCTCGTGGACGTGGGCGGGGAGTCGACCCGGCCCGGCAGCGTCCGCCCCAGCGTGCAGGAGGAGCTGGACCGGGTCCTCCCCGTCGTCCGCGCCCTGGCCGCCGACGGGCTGGTGGTCTCCGTCGACACCATGCGTGCGGAGGTCGCCCGCGCCTGCGTGGACGCCGGCGCCGCCCTCGTCAACGACGTCTCCGGAGGGCTCGCCGACGAGGAGATGCCCGCCCTGCTCGCCCGCACCGGGGTGCCGTTCGTGGTGATGCACTGGCGCGGGCTGCTCACCGACCCCCACGAGCAGCCGCACTACGAGGACGTCGCGGGGGAGGTATGCCGTGAGCTCACCGAGCGGGTCGACGCGCTGGTCGCCGCGGGGGTGGGCCGGGAGCAGCTCATCCTGGACCCGGGCTTCGGTTTCTCCAAGGACGCCGCCCACAACTGGGAGCTGCTGGCCGGGCTCGACCGGGTGATCGACCTGGGGCTTCCGGTCCTCTTCGGCACCTCCCGCAAGCGCTTCCTCGGCCGCCTGCCGGTCCGGCCCGGTGCGGAGGCGGACCTGCGGGCCGAGCCGAGCCCGCCCACCGACCGCGACGTCGCGACCGCGGCCACCAGCCTCCTGGCCGCACAGGCAGGCTGCTGGGCGGTCCGGGTGCACGACGTCCCCGCGAGCAGGGACGCGCTCGCGGTGTGGGAGATGACCCAGCGTCACCGGGCGGCGACCACCCCCGGAGGGGGTCGGCACCGCGCTCCGGCCATGGCGGAGCAGGGGGAGCAGGAAAACCAGGAGGTGCACCGTGGCGCACCGCGCTGACGTCATCCGGCTCACCGGCGTCCGGGCCCGCGGCTTCCACGGCGTCTTCGCCCACGAGCGGCGCGACGGGCAGGACTTCGTCGTCGACGTCGCCATGTCGGTCGACCTCTCCCGGGCGGGGGCCAGCGACGACCTGCGGCACACCGTCCACTACGGCGAGGTCGCGGCCGACGTCGTGGCGGTCGTCGAGGGGGAGCCCTACGACCTCGTCGAGAGCGTCGCGGAGCGCATCGCGGCTGTCGTCCTGGCCCGTCCGCTCGTCGAGACCGTCGAGGTGACCGTGCACAAGCCGCAGGCGCCGGTGGGTGTGCCGTTCGGCGACGTCGAGGTGGTGGTCCGCCGCACCAAGGACGTGCCGGTCGTCATCGCCCTGGGGGCCAACCTCGAGCGGGACGGCGAGGCGCCGGGCGGCACGCTGCGGCAGGCCGTGCGGCACCTGCACCGCACCCGCGGCCTGCGCGCCGTGCGCGTCTCCCGGCTCTACGTCACCGCCCCGGTCGGCGGCGACCTCGTCGAGGGCCAGCCGGACTACGTCAACGCCGTGGCCGTGGCCCGCACCAGCCTCGCGCCGGCCAGCCTGCTGGCCCGGCTGCACCGGATCGAGGCCGACCACGGCCGCACCCGCGAGGTGCGCTGGGGCGCCCGCACGCTCGACCTCGACCTCGTCCAGTACGGCGACCCGCGCCACGACAACGACCTGCGCTCCACCGACCCCGAGCTCCTGCTGCCGCACCCCCGTGCGCACGAGCGGGCCTTCGTCCTTGTCCCGTGGCTCGACGTCGACCCGGAGGCGACCCTGCGCACCGGCGACGACGTGACGGCGGTGGCGGACCTCATACCCCTCCTGCAGGACCAGGCCGTGCACGAGCTGGAGGGGCAGCGGTGAATCCGGCCCAAGGAGTGCGCCCCGCCAGCGGGGTCATCGTCGCCGTGCTGTCGGCGATGGCGTGCTGGCTCCTGCTGCAGGTGATGCGCTCCCTCGGCGGGGCCTACCCGGTCATCACCTGGATGGGGCTGGTCCCCCTGGTGGCCCTGACCGGGCTGGTGCTGGTGATGTCCTGGCAGATCCGGCGCTACGTGCGCGGCAAGGGCAGCCTGCGCCCCAGCCCGCAGCGGGGCCGCGGGACCCTCGTGGGCGCGCAGGCCGCCGCGCTCGGCGGGGCGGCCCTGCTCGGCTGGTATGCGGCCAACGCCCTGGTCCACCTGCCCGACGCCGACGTCTCCAGCCAGCGGGACCACCTCGTCTGGGCCCTCGTGCACGCCGGCGCGGCCCTGGCGCTCTCGATCGCCGGGTACGTCGGCCAGGCCTGGTGCCGGATCCCGCCGGGCGAGGACGACGACGGCGACGGCGCACCCGAGGGCGATCTGGCCTACGGCTGACCCGTCGGCTGGCAGAACCGCAGCACGTTGCCGAACGGATCGGTCAGCTCCAGGGTCGGCCCACCGGGTGCGTCGGGGTCGAGGCCGGGGCGCAGCCGCGGGTGCGGCCGGGAACGAAGCTCGGCCAGGAGGCCCGTCACGTCGCGCACGGGGATCCACACGACCGTCCCGGGTGTCCCGTCGCCGTGGTGCTCGGACAGGTCCAGGACCGTCCCGCCACGGGCGAGCCGCAGGTAGAGGGGGAGGCCGTCGGCGAAGCGGTGCTCCCACTGCACCTGGAAACCGAGGTGGTCGACGTAGAACTCCCGGGCCAGGGCCTCGTCGAAGATGCGCAGCACCGGGACGGCCGCCCCGGAGCCGGAGGCGCCGGGGTCGCGTCCGGTGTCCGCGTCGGATCGCATGCGGTCATCGTCCCGCCCGGACGGCGCCGTCCGCAACCGGTGCGTCAGCGGCTCTTGACGGGCGTCGGGCCCCGCTGCTCGGTGGGCAGCTGACGGCGCACCCCTTAGAGTGCCCGGATGAACGACCAGCCCTATCGCGCCCCGGTCGAGCCAGCTCCGGGTGCCCTGCCCACCTCGTACTGGCCCGGTCTGGAGGACCATGAGCACTCGCGGTGGTACACCGAGCGGTTCCGCACGATGGCGCGCCACGGCGAGGACCTGCAGGGGGAGTCGCGGCTGGTCGACACGCTCGCCCCGCGCCGGGCGCGCCTCCTCGACGCCGGCTGCGGTCCCGGACGGCACGGCGGCCACCTGGCCCGGCTGGGCCACCAGGTCGTCGGGGTGGACATCGACCCGCTCCTGGTCGAGGCCGCCCGCGAGGACCACCCGGACGCCACCTGGCTGGTCGGTGACCTGGCCAGCCTGGACCTCGCCGCGCAGGGGGAGGGCGAGCCGTTCGACGGGGTGCTGGTCGCCGGCAACGTGATGGACTTCATCGGGGAGGGCTACCGGGCGGCGGCGGTCGGGCGCCTCGCCGCCCACGTCCGACCGGACGGGTTCATGGTGGTCGGCTGCCGGGTCGAGCGCGGCTTCACCCCTGACGAGCTGGACGCGGCACTGCCCGGGACGGGGTTGGTGCTGGAGCACCGGTTCGCGACCTGGGATCTTCGGCCGTTCCAGCCCCACAGCGACTTCTGCGTGAGTATCCTGCGAGCAGGGGACCGCGGCGGCGGACGCTGAGCCCGCCCGGGACGCGCCCCTGGCAAGGAGCATGTGATGAGCGAGCAGCAGCCCGTCCCCGCCCGGCCGGTCGGAGCCCCGGCCTGGGCGGACCTCTCGGTCTCGGACATCGAGCGCAGCAAGGCCTTCTACGCCCGGGTCCTCGGCTGGGAGTACGAGGGCGGTGACGCAGAGTTCGGGGGCTACGTCAACGCCACGGTCGGCGGCCGGCCCGTCGCCGGGTTGGCGCCGCCCATGGAGGGCCAGGAGGAGACACCGCATGCCTGGATGGTCTACCTCGCGGTGGAGGACAGTGCAGTCACCCAGGAGCGCATCGCCACGGCGGGTGGCTCCACCATCCTGCCGCCGATGCAGGGCGGCGCGTTCGGGACCATGAGCGTCTACGCCGACCCGACCGGTGCCGCCTTCGGCACCTGGGAGCCGGCCGCGCACACCGGTTTCGGGGTCAGGGACGAGCCCGGGTCGGTCAGCTGGACCGAGGCCATGGTCGGTGACTTCGAGCGGGGCAGGGAGTTCTACACCTCGGTCTTCGGCTGGACCTACCAGGACCTGTCCTCCGAGGAGATGAAGTACGCCATCTTCACCACGAGCGGTGGGGAGGACGCGCAGGCCGGCGGCATCGGCGAGGTCGAGGCCGAGGAGCAGCCCTACTGGTCCGTCGTGTTCCAGGTGGAGAGCACCGACGCAGCGGCGCAGCGGGTCACCGAGGCCGGCGGCGCGGTGACGGTCGAGCCGTTCGACTTCGAGTACGGCCGGCTGGCGGTCTGCACCGGTCCGGACGGCGAGCTGTTCGCGGTGATCACCTGACCCGGCGCGGCCCGGCCCTGCCCGCCCTGGTCTGCGGCTGGCCGGATGGGTCGATCCCCAGCCAGGCTCAGCGGTCGATGTCCCCGACGACGAAGAACATCGACCCCAGGATCGCCACCATGTCCGCTACGACCGTGCCGGGGAGCATCTCCCGCAGCGCCTGGACGTTGTTGAACGACGCGGAGCGCAGCTTGAGCCGGTGCGGTGCCTTCTCCCCCCGGCTCACCAGGAAGTAGCCGTTGAATCCCAGGGGGTTCTCGGTGGCCAGGTAGTGCTCGCCCTCCGGGACCTTGAGCACCTTGGGCAGCTTGGTGTTGATCGGCCCTGCGCCGAGATCGCGCAGCCGGGCGGTGCAGGCCCGGGCCAGGTCCAGGCTCACGTCGACCTGCTCGGTGAGGACCTCCAGCCGGGCCAGGCAGTCACCGGCGTCGCGGGTGACGACCCTGCCAGGTCCGCCCTCGGTGAACAGCTCGCCGTAGGCCAGGTAGGGCGCGTCGCGGCGCAGGTCGACGTCCAGGCCGGATGCGCGCGCGATCGGGCCGGAGACGCCATACTCCAGGACCTTCTCCAGGGGGAGCACGCCGACCCCGCGGGTGCGGGCGTGCACGATCTCGTTGCCCAGGACGAGGGAGAGGAGGTCCGGCATGCGGTCGCGCACCTGCTCGACGGCCGCGTCGACACGGTCCAGCCAGCCGTCGGGCAGGTCGTGCAGCAGGCCCCCGATGCGGTTCGCCATGTAGTGCAGGCGACCGCCGGAGTACTCCTCCATGACGGTCTGGATCTCCTCGCGCTCCCGGAAGGCGTAGAACATCGGGGTGATGGCGCCGAGCTCGTGCAGGTAGGAGCCCAGGAACATGAGGTGGTTGAGCACCCGGTTGAGCTCAGAGAGCAGCGTGCGCGTCCACGTGGCCCGCTCGGGAACCTCCATGCCGAGCAGGTGCTCGACGGTCAGCGCGGCCCCCACCTCGTTGCTGAACGCCGAGAGCCAGTCGTGCCGGTTGGTCAGCACCAGGATCTGCCGGTAGTCGCGGGCCTCGAACAGCTTCTCCGCCCCGCGGTGCATGTACCCGATGACCGGCTCCGCGGCGGTGATCCGCTCGCCGTCCGCGGTGATCCGCAACCGGAGCACGCCGTGGGTGGCGGGGTGCTGCGGGCCGATGTTGAGTACCATCTCGGTGGTCTGCAGGCCGCCGACGCCGGCGGCGCCGAGGGTGACGTCCAGGTCGCGGGAGCTCACCTCGCCCACCTTAGGCGGGAGAACGTCGACGCGGGGCGAGGAGCCAGCGGAAGTCGCCCAGGCCGCCGCGCGTCGTGAGCGCGGTGAGAGCGGCGCGCCGGGCCACGGCGGCCAGATACCCCTGCGGGTCGGTGGAGGCGAGGTGGTGGGGCACCGGGTCCGTCGGGTCACCGACGAGCTCGCGCAGCACCGCACCCTGCCGGGTGAGGCGGCATGCACCTGCCTCCTGCGCGAGGGAGTCGAACGCCACGTGAGCGGTGAGGTCGCAGCCGCCGTCCGGGACGGGGGCGACCTCGCGGCCGTCGCGGAAGCCGGTCAGGGTGCCGTGGCGCGGGCGGTCCTCCGCGGTGTGGCCGTAGTCGACGACCACGACCAGGCCGGAGCGGACCCGGGACAGCAGGTCGGCGAACGCCCGGTCGCGCGACCGGCCGATCTCCGCCCGCCGCACTTCCGGCGAGAGCCACCGCCGGGCCCAGCCCAGGTCCGGACCGACCGGTGCCGGTCCGGGGTGCTCGTCACCGTCGACGGTGACGAGCACCGATCGCCAACCCGCCGCTGTCCCTTCCTCCCGCTCCACCACGTGGCAGGGGACGACGTCGAGCCACTCGTGCGCCAGCACCAGCGTGTCGTGCAGGTCCTCGAGGGCGTCCGGCAGGGTGGCCCCGCCGGGGGAGACCAGCCACCGGTCGACCTCGAGGGCCGCCGGAGCCGGCACGACGTCCACCCCGGTCAGGTGCAGGTCCGGGGCGAGGGAGCGCAGCTGCGCGAGCAGCTCGCCCCGCCCGGCCCCCAGGTCGACGACACGTCGGCAGCCGTACGTGCGGGCCAGCGCCAGCACCGCCTCGGCCAGGATGCGGCCCGCACCCGGCAGGCCCTGCGCCGAGGTCACGAAGTGCTCGGCCGGGGCGTGGTGGCGATAGAACCCGCCCGGGCCGTAGAGCGAGTCCTGCCACGCCACCTCCCACGGCCGGGCGCCCGCCACGGGGGATGCGTCCTGGTCCTGCGTCGCGTCGGGCACGGCACTAGGGTGCCTCACCGTGGACCTGCTCGACGTCGGACGCATCGTGCTGGGCATGGTCCTGCTCGTCGGGGGTGCCGAGCTGCTGGTGCGGGGAGCAGCCTCGCTGGCGACCCGGGCCGGGTTGTCCTCGTTGGTGGTGGGGCTGACCGTCGTCGCGGCGGCGACGTCGACACCGGAGCTGGCGGTCACGCTCGGTGCCGTCCTGGACGGGGAGACCGGGCTGGCCATCGGCAATGTGGTGGGGTCGAACATCGCCAACATCCTGCTCATCCTGGGCGTCTCGGCCCTCGTCGCCCCCCTGGTGGTGCGGCGGGTGCTGGTCCGGATGGACGTCCCTGTCCTGGTCGGCCTGTCGGTCCTCACCCTCGTCTTCGCCCTGGACGGGCGGATCAGCCGGCTGGAGGGCGTGATCCTGGTCGTCCTGCTCGCCCTCCACACCGGGCTCGCCGTCTGGCTCAGCCGCCGGGATGGGGACGGGCAGCCCGACGGGGGCAAGGACGCCCCTGGCCGGGAGTCCTCGGTGGAGCGCACCGCTGGGAAGTCGACCCAGGGGCAGGGGGCGACCGCCACCACGCCCCGAGGCTCGGCCAGGGGCCCCTGGCAGGTGATGCTGGCCGCATACCGCAGCCCGGGCGTGCTCGTCTCGGTCCTGCTGGTGGCTGCCGGGGTCGGGCTGCTCGTGCTCGGGTCCCGCGTCCTGGTCACCGGCGCGGTGAACATCGCGTCGGCCGTGGGGGTGAGCGGCCTGGTCATCGGGCTCACGGTGGTGGCCATAGGAACCTCCCTCCCGGAGCTGGCGACCTCGGTCATCGCGACCCTTCGGGGCGAGCGGGACCTCGCCGTCGGCAACATCGTGGGCAGCTGCATCTTCAACCTCGGTCTGGTGCTCGGCCTGCCGGCTGTCCTCGCCCCGGGCGGTGGTCTGGAGATCCCGGCCCCGGCGATCGCGCTGGACATCCCGCTGATGATCGCCGCGGCCGTGGCCCTCCTCCCGGTGGCGTTCACCGGGTACCGGGTCGGCCGGCGCGAGGGGGCGCTCTTCGTGGCCCTGTACGCCGCCTACGTCGGCTTCCTCGTCCTCAACGCGACGCAGCACCAGGCGCTCGAGGGTTTCACCACGGTCATGGTCGTGCTCGTCCTGCCGCTCGTGCTGCTCACCCTGGTCGGGACGGTGGCCTACGACCTCGGCCGGCGCCGGGAGCGCAACCTGGGCTCTGCCGATCCCGACGAGGAGGTCGACCGCGTCTGGCGCAGCTGACGGTGATGTCGTTTTCCTGCTAGACGTGCGGTCGTCCGGGGCGCAGGATGGAGAGGTGACCGGCCGCATGCACCTCGACCACGACCGCTGCTCCGCGGTCGTGCGCAGCAAGGACCCCCGGTACGACGGGTGGTTCGTCACCGGGGTGCTGTCGACGAGGATCTACTGCCGGCCCAGCTGCCCCGCCATCACTCCCCGGGTGCGCAACATGCGCTTCTACCCCAGCGCGGCCGCCGCCCAGGCGGACGGCTTCCGCGCCTGCCGCAGGTGCCTGCCCGACGCCACCCCCGGGTCGCCCGACTGGCACGTGCGCGGGGATGTCGTCGCCCGCGCCGTGCGGCTGCTGTCCGACGGCGTCGTCGACCGCGAGGGCGTCGGCGGCCTCGCGCGCCGTCTCGGCTACTCCACCCGTCAGCTGGAGCGCCTGCTGCGGGCCGAGCTGGGCGCCGGACCCCTGGCGCTGGCCCGGGCGCAGCGCGCCCAGACCGCTCGCCTGCTCGTGGAGGGGAGCACGCTGACCATGGCCGAGGTGGCGCTCGCCGCCGGCTTCTCCAGCATCCGCTCCTTCAACGACACCGTGCGCAGTGTGTATGCCGCCACCCCGACCGAGCTGCGCACGGCCGCCCGTCGACGCGGGCGGGTCCCGGAAGGCCGTGACGTCCGGGCCGGTCGGGCGCCGGGACCGGGAGGCGAGGCCCCTGTGACGATCGCGCTGCGGCTGCCCTTCCGGGCGCCGCTGCACGCGCCCAGCCTGTTCGGGCACCTCGCCGCCACGGCGGCCCCGGGCGTCGAGAGCTGGGCCGACGGTGCCCTGGCCCGGAGTTTGCGCCTCCCGGGCGGCCCGGGCGTCGTGGTGCTGCGGTCACCGGGTGCGGGCGACCGGCACGTCGAGGCGACCGTGCGGCTCTCGGACGTCGCCGACCTGGCCACCGCGATCGGGCGCTGCCGGCGACTGCTCGACCTGGACGCCGACCCGGAGGCCGTCGACGAGCATCTGGGCGCCGACCCGGCCCTGGCCCCCTTGGTGAGCTCGACGCCCGGGGTCCGGTTGCCGGGCGCGGTCGACGGGGCGGAGATGGCCCTGCGCGCGGTGCTGGGCCAGCAGGTGTCCACCGCGGCCGCAGCCACCCAGACCGGGCGCCTGGCGCGGTCTCTGGGGACCCCGCTGCCGGAGGCGTTCTGTGCGGTCGGTGCGGCCAGTTCGGCTGCGGCCGACGAGGTCCCGGACGGACCGACGTACGTCTTCCCCGAGCCGCAGGTCGTGGCGCAGGCGCCGGACGAGCTGCTGCCGGGGATGCCCGCGACCAGACGCCGCACCCTGCGGGCCGTGGCGGCCGCGCTGGCCGACGGCGCCGTCGACCTCGGCCCAGGCAGCGACCGGCGCGCCGCCGCGGAGCAGCTGCTGGCCCTGCCCGGCGTCGGCCCCTGGACGGCACAGATCGTCCTGCTCCGGGGGCTCGGCGACCCGGACGCGTTCCCCGCCTCGGACCTCGGGGTCCGCATCGCCGCGGCGGCGGCCGGGCTACCGGCTGACGCCCGCGCGCTGGGCCTGGTCGCCGACCGCTGGCGGCCGTGGCGTTCCTACGCCGCCGCCCTGCTCTGGGCCTCCACCGACCACGCGGCCGCCCGCCTGCCCGGCACGGCACGACCCGCTCGGCCCCACCGCACCGCTCGAGATCACGGCCGCAACCGAACCACCCGCACGCCCCAGGAGACGCGATGACGCCCCATACCCAGCACCTGTTCCTGCGCGACGGCGACTCCCCGGTGGGCGCCCTCCGGCTGGCCACCGACGGGCAGCACCTCACCGCCGTCTACTTCGACGAGCACCGCCACGCGCCGGAGGACCTCGGCGAGGAGGTCCCCGAGGACCAGGCCCCGCCCGTCCTGCAGGAGGCGGCCCGCCAGCTGCGGGAGTACTTCGCCGGCACCCGCACCGACTTCGACCTGCCGCTGTCCGCCCGCGGCACCGACTTCCAGCGGCGGGTCTGGGAGGCACTGGCCACGATCCCCTACGGCTCCACCTGGTCCTACCGGCAGCTCGCTGACGC containing:
- a CDS encoding methylated-DNA--[protein]-cysteine S-methyltransferase encodes the protein MTPHTQHLFLRDGDSPVGALRLATDGQHLTAVYFDEHRHAPEDLGEEVPEDQAPPVLQEAARQLREYFAGTRTDFDLPLSARGTDFQRRVWEALATIPYGSTWSYRQLADAVGSSGAARAVGMANGRNPISIVVPCHRVVGASGAITGYGGGVERKQVLLDLERRVAGDTLW
- a CDS encoding DNA-3-methyladenine glycosylase 2 family protein translates to MTGRMHLDHDRCSAVVRSKDPRYDGWFVTGVLSTRIYCRPSCPAITPRVRNMRFYPSAAAAQADGFRACRRCLPDATPGSPDWHVRGDVVARAVRLLSDGVVDREGVGGLARRLGYSTRQLERLLRAELGAGPLALARAQRAQTARLLVEGSTLTMAEVALAAGFSSIRSFNDTVRSVYAATPTELRTAARRRGRVPEGRDVRAGRAPGPGGEAPVTIALRLPFRAPLHAPSLFGHLAATAAPGVESWADGALARSLRLPGGPGVVVLRSPGAGDRHVEATVRLSDVADLATAIGRCRRLLDLDADPEAVDEHLGADPALAPLVSSTPGVRLPGAVDGAEMALRAVLGQQVSTAAAATQTGRLARSLGTPLPEAFCAVGAASSAAADEVPDGPTYVFPEPQVVAQAPDELLPGMPATRRRTLRAVAAALADGAVDLGPGSDRRAAAEQLLALPGVGPWTAQIVLLRGLGDPDAFPASDLGVRIAAAAAGLPADARALGLVADRWRPWRSYAAALLWASTDHAAARLPGTARPARPHRTARDHGRNRTTRTPQETR